One genomic window of Paludisphaera rhizosphaerae includes the following:
- a CDS encoding FMN-dependent NADH-azoreductase: protein MQLLHIDSSILGENSASRRLTAEVVEAERRRVPGLAVVYRDLAAEPLGHISGGHLGAAQGADLELPEGLRRDVALGQEALEEFLASDVVVIGAPMYNFTIPSQLKAWIDRITVAGKTFRYGPNGVEGLAGGKRVIVVSTRGGLYGATTPMAAFDHQEPYLEALLRFLGITDVAVVRAEGLKMGDHAAASMEAALSAAAALA from the coding sequence ATGCAACTTCTCCACATTGATTCGAGCATCCTCGGGGAGAATTCCGCCAGCCGACGGCTCACGGCGGAGGTCGTGGAGGCGGAGCGTCGGCGGGTGCCGGGGCTGGCGGTCGTGTATCGCGACCTGGCGGCGGAGCCGCTGGGGCACATCTCGGGCGGGCATCTGGGTGCGGCGCAGGGGGCCGACCTGGAGTTGCCGGAGGGGCTGCGGCGCGACGTCGCGCTGGGGCAGGAGGCGCTTGAGGAGTTCCTGGCGTCGGACGTCGTGGTGATCGGGGCGCCGATGTACAACTTCACGATCCCCAGCCAGCTCAAGGCGTGGATCGACCGGATCACCGTGGCGGGCAAGACGTTCCGGTACGGGCCGAACGGCGTCGAGGGGCTCGCGGGGGGCAAGCGGGTGATCGTCGTCTCCACCCGAGGCGGCCTGTACGGCGCAACGACGCCGATGGCAGCCTTCGACCACCAGGAGCCCTACCTGGAAGCCCTCCTCCGATTCCTGGGGATCACCGACGTCGCCGTCGTCCGGGCCGAGGGCCTCAAAATGGGCGATCACGCCGCCGCCTCGATGGAAGCGGCCCTCTCGGCCGCCGCCGCGCTGGCCTGA
- a CDS encoding MarR family winged helix-turn-helix transcriptional regulator encodes MEPGRKIKLRILTGHEVPAEQRGHAALTTLIRIFGRMTERGSEMAKRHGLSMSHLDVLLTLGHGEGVNQQELAERLLLTKGNICVIVQKMEAAGLIERRSDPEDQRCHRLYLSPAGKEKLGAILPEHREMRLRMLRGLTQTEQSTLFDLLTRVDEALNEDED; translated from the coding sequence ATGGAACCTGGACGCAAAATCAAGCTGCGGATCCTCACCGGCCACGAAGTCCCCGCGGAGCAGCGCGGGCACGCCGCATTGACCACGCTCATTCGAATCTTCGGCCGGATGACGGAGCGAGGGTCGGAGATGGCGAAGCGGCACGGTTTGTCGATGTCGCATCTCGACGTGCTCTTGACCCTCGGCCACGGCGAGGGGGTCAACCAGCAGGAACTGGCCGAGCGGCTCTTGCTGACGAAGGGCAACATCTGCGTGATCGTCCAGAAGATGGAGGCCGCCGGGCTGATCGAACGCCGGTCGGACCCGGAAGACCAGCGCTGTCACCGGCTCTACCTGAGCCCCGCCGGCAAGGAGAAGCTCGGCGCGATCCTCCCTGAGCACCGGGAGATGAGGCTCCGGATGCTCCGCGGCCTGACCCAGACGGAGCAATCCACCCTGTTCGACCTGCTCACCCGCGTCGACGAAGCGCTCAACGAGGACGAAGATTGA